One Candidatus Angelobacter sp. genomic window, GGCAGCATCGACGCGGCCGACGTGGGAGGCTCGCTGGACGCCTCGACTTCCGGCGGATCCATCACGGCGCGAATTTCGGCGCAACCTGGCGGTGACTGCCGGTTCCACACTTCGGGAGGCAGCATCAAGGCGAGTCTGGCGGAGAATGTCGCGGTCGATGTGGACGCCCGGACAAGCGGCGGGCGCGTAGTGACAGACTTGCCGGTGACAACGATTGTGAAAGGAGAACACAAGCCGAATATTCTTCAGGGGAAAATCAACGGCGGTGGTCCGGCTTTGTCGCTGGAAACCAGCGGCGGAAGCATTTATCTGAAAAAACAGTAACGAACGCCGCGCGGCATTCCGCGCTGTCCACCGTTTTTCAAACTCACGTCAAACCAAAGCGGGTGACGTGTCTTCATCCCCGGCGCATGCGCTGCCGCGTCCATGTAACGCTTCAGCGCTCATCGCCGCGAGTGCCCCTTATTAGCTAACCCAAAGTGGGGATGGCGCGCCTTGTTCGGAATTGATAGCTTCACGTCGTGTTGGTTGTTTGCACAGATGTAACTTTACAGTGCGCGCCGGTTCTGTTATGCAAGCGGGCGCGTGGCGGGACGGTTTCAGTTTGCGTCAAGAAGTATGAAATTTGAAATCAGAGGAGAAACACTGAGCGTTGTCGGCGTCAGGGAACTGGGAGCTGATAACTCGCAGGCTTTTCGCGAGCAGGTTCGCGCGGCTTTGCCCGATGATTCGAAGAACATCGAGATCGATCTCTCGCAGACGAGTTTTCTCGACAGTTGCGGACTGGGCGCGCTGATTTCGTTGCGCAAGATGGCCACCAGCCGCAACGGCAAAGTTCTGCTGCTCAACCCGCCTCCGCGCGTGCAACTCCTGTTCGATGTGACGCGCATGCAGAACATCTTCGAAATCGTCAAGGCCGGACCGGCTTCGTCGCCGGCGTAGTTCCTCTGCCGCGCATTCCTTTGCGCCGGTTTTGACCGGGGGCTTTGTTCGAACGGTTGCGTCCGACAAACGATCTGTTCCCGTCGCAAACCCGCACTTTGCGCGCTGGAAATTCCCCTGCCGCCCGGCGCTTTTTTGGGT contains:
- a CDS encoding STAS domain-containing protein, translated to MKFEIRGETLSVVGVRELGADNSQAFREQVRAALPDDSKNIEIDLSQTSFLDSCGLGALISLRKMATSRNGKVLLLNPPPRVQLLFDVTRMQNIFEIVKAGPASSPA